A window of Acinetobacter sp. TR3 contains these coding sequences:
- a CDS encoding zinc-binding dehydrogenase, which translates to MKSLICHNAELKLEDSLQLVPAKGQVLLEVVRCGICGSDLHMQHHCDHMHDLAARVGFNGVAKSSDKLVLGHEFCGKVLDYGPKTRRKLKADSLVCAMPLLNVDPQGYVPTGLSPSASGGYAEQVLVQSSLMFEVPNGLDADSAALTEPMAVALHAVRRSRIKKNEPAIVIGCGPVGLGVIIMLKAAGVKTVVASDFSPNRRRLAEQCGADILIDPKQQSPFSSWKELGLLGNVSEAINMGMGIFDKVQTFSLPWVNAMRVGDKLGLLPKRPVIFECVGVAGIMQQILEGAPLFSRIVGVGVCMQSDKIEPALAINKELEIQYVLGYTPLEFRDTLHMIAEGKVDCSPLITGVVGLEGVGNAFDALRDPEQHAKILIDPKRAGSEIQLLG; encoded by the coding sequence ATGAAATCTCTGATTTGTCATAACGCTGAGTTAAAGCTAGAAGACAGTCTTCAATTAGTGCCTGCAAAAGGGCAAGTCTTACTTGAAGTGGTACGTTGTGGAATTTGTGGCTCGGATTTACATATGCAGCATCACTGTGACCATATGCATGATTTGGCAGCACGTGTAGGTTTTAATGGAGTTGCAAAATCTTCTGATAAATTAGTCTTAGGTCATGAGTTTTGCGGCAAGGTCTTAGACTATGGCCCAAAAACACGTCGTAAACTGAAAGCGGATAGTTTGGTTTGTGCGATGCCATTGTTAAATGTTGACCCGCAAGGTTATGTTCCGACGGGACTGTCGCCAAGTGCTTCGGGAGGTTATGCAGAACAAGTCTTGGTGCAATCCAGTCTGATGTTTGAAGTGCCCAATGGTTTAGACGCAGACAGTGCAGCGTTGACTGAGCCAATGGCAGTTGCTTTACATGCAGTACGTCGGAGTCGCATCAAGAAAAATGAACCAGCAATCGTGATTGGTTGTGGTCCAGTCGGTTTGGGTGTGATTATTATGCTCAAAGCGGCAGGCGTCAAAACCGTGGTTGCTAGTGATTTTTCACCTAATCGTCGTCGCTTGGCTGAGCAGTGTGGTGCAGATATCTTGATTGATCCTAAACAGCAATCTCCATTTAGTAGTTGGAAAGAGCTTGGCTTATTGGGCAATGTATCTGAAGCAATTAATATGGGGATGGGCATTTTTGATAAGGTGCAGACATTCTCATTGCCGTGGGTGAATGCTATGCGTGTTGGGGATAAGCTTGGCCTATTGCCTAAACGTCCCGTGATTTTTGAATGCGTGGGTGTGGCTGGCATCATGCAGCAAATTTTGGAGGGTGCGCCATTGTTCTCACGTATTGTGGGTGTTGGTGTCTGTATGCAAAGCGATAAAATTGAGCCTGCATTGGCAATTAATAAAGAATTGGAAATCCAGTATGTACTGGGCTATACACCGCTTGAGTTCCGTGACACCTTACATATGATTGCGGAAGGCAAAGTGGATTGTTCACCACTCATCACTGGTGTGGTGGGCTTGGAAGGTGTAGGGAATGCCTTTGATGCCTTACGCGATCCAGAACAACATGCCAAAATTCTGATTGATCCAAAACGAGCTGGTTCAGAGATTCAGCTATTGGGTTGA
- a CDS encoding alpha/beta hydrolase, producing the protein MEMMMRKIIILAALFLVLLLSVCLFSPKPTLWLLQHSLFGIPQDDRPKQYLDKNVQVFKDLRYPSRYQKNQFDFYAPNHPLQYKPLIIWVHGGGFIGGDKFEVKEYATRLAYKGYYVMVLNYDLVPSAKYPEPVIQVSEAIRYINTSFANTHHLNSSNLFIAGDSAGAQIALQFLLVQHNPQYAALLKIPAILEPQQIRGSLLYCGPYDLKDMVQQANSSITRFVFKRVGWAYLQDKNWLVNPNDIGLTASDHLTVNLPAIYLTDGNTASFEQQARQLAIELKKRSVPTTTRFFDQATYPTGHEYQFLLKTLPAQLTFKDTLHFLEENRTR; encoded by the coding sequence ATGGAAATGATGATGAGAAAAATAATAATTTTAGCTGCATTGTTTTTAGTCTTGTTATTGAGTGTATGTTTATTTAGTCCAAAGCCAACTTTATGGTTGTTGCAACATAGTTTATTTGGCATTCCTCAAGACGATCGTCCTAAGCAATATCTCGATAAAAATGTACAAGTCTTTAAAGATTTACGCTATCCATCACGATATCAGAAGAATCAGTTTGATTTTTATGCGCCAAATCATCCTTTACAGTATAAACCTTTGATTATTTGGGTTCATGGTGGTGGTTTTATTGGTGGGGATAAGTTTGAAGTTAAGGAATATGCAACTCGTTTAGCATACAAGGGTTATTATGTGATGGTACTGAATTATGATTTAGTTCCTTCTGCTAAATATCCAGAGCCTGTGATTCAAGTCTCGGAGGCAATCAGATATATCAATACAAGCTTTGCAAATACACATCATTTGAATAGCTCTAATCTATTTATTGCAGGTGATTCGGCTGGCGCTCAGATTGCATTACAGTTTTTACTTGTACAGCACAATCCTCAATATGCTGCATTACTCAAAATACCTGCTATTTTAGAACCACAACAGATTCGTGGATCACTGTTGTATTGTGGACCTTATGATTTAAAAGATATGGTGCAGCAAGCAAATTCATCGATTACACGATTTGTATTCAAGCGTGTAGGGTGGGCTTATTTACAGGATAAAAATTGGTTGGTTAATCCAAATGATATTGGGCTAACGGCTTCTGATCATTTGACTGTAAACTTACCCGCAATCTATTTGACCGATGGAAATACAGCATCTTTTGAACAGCAAGCTCGGCAACTTGCTATAGAACTTAAAAAGCGTTCAGTTCCGACGACGACCAGATTTTTTGATCAGGCAACTTATCCGACAGGTCATGAATATCAATTTTTACTAAAAACTCTACCTGCTCAGCTCACCTTCAAAGATACATTGCATTTCTTAGAGGAAAATCGAACTAGGTAA
- a CDS encoding exo-alpha-sialidase has translation MNKLDLILKSSIALVICLVLQACATTPQSRAVNGHAKNVFQPNKQEEKLYPIVLSIGFNTGMNFPTLLVESLSEQTMIQKKNKVYEINVINADVSRSTLIYSGKLPAGEYRIVELNSFMPSANPMLTGTTKFISLADDSMGTFKVVEDTTTDLGRMLLTHANDAYIFSRSENYASNKNLINKFGDKYLQAIYRDKVLTGWTQPIAEIEKKFGNENKLLPFGMQCFKETQENRVVAASKIGSVFSFSLIDDIKDRKEKAKILHSQEGLAFDCVTIKENSSFDFLAYGEMNNFYKHQKGSDVLSPVDTGNLPIGIIAYVVGNDQQGWYLAHIVGTDLTIYRSERLEKGDWKPVLTKKIFNAWLGLNGFWMWEDEHGFDYADMYGNINRYDYATKAWSQNKVPDNANITQLFVNPDQSFSLITSKGGFAGIFAKQFNSKDHGATWQKIDSPFKVNIWPAQFSKQGDIYIASGPFSRGELAVKEHGTQAWQKREIIPQSYVTVLDSGALLNTYFLSSYAVVKFSEDKGKTWKGIYSTYNKKLKELEEQQKALNKK, from the coding sequence ATGAATAAATTAGATTTGATATTAAAAAGCAGCATTGCTTTGGTTATCTGTTTGGTATTACAAGCATGTGCGACAACGCCACAATCAAGAGCAGTGAATGGACATGCAAAAAATGTATTTCAACCAAACAAACAGGAAGAAAAATTATACCCTATTGTTTTAAGCATTGGCTTTAATACTGGAATGAATTTTCCAACATTGTTAGTGGAAAGTCTTTCAGAACAAACAATGATTCAGAAAAAAAATAAGGTATATGAAATTAACGTGATAAATGCTGACGTTTCGCGCTCTACCTTGATTTATAGCGGAAAACTACCTGCGGGTGAATATCGTATTGTCGAGCTGAATAGTTTTATGCCTAGTGCAAATCCTATGCTCACGGGGACTACAAAATTTATTAGTTTAGCTGATGATTCAATGGGTACTTTTAAGGTGGTTGAGGATACAACAACTGATCTTGGTCGTATGCTATTAACTCATGCAAACGATGCTTATATTTTTTCAAGGTCTGAAAACTATGCATCCAACAAAAATTTAATAAATAAATTTGGAGATAAATATCTTCAGGCAATTTATAGAGATAAGGTTTTAACAGGCTGGACTCAACCAATTGCAGAGATTGAAAAGAAATTTGGTAATGAAAATAAATTATTACCATTCGGGATGCAGTGTTTTAAGGAAACACAAGAGAATAGGGTGGTTGCAGCAAGTAAAATTGGCTCGGTTTTTTCTTTTTCCCTCATTGATGACATCAAAGATAGAAAAGAAAAAGCCAAAATACTTCATAGTCAAGAAGGCCTAGCTTTTGATTGTGTAACAATAAAAGAAAATAGTAGTTTTGATTTTTTAGCTTATGGTGAGATGAATAATTTCTATAAGCATCAAAAAGGGAGTGATGTGCTGAGTCCCGTTGATACGGGTAATTTGCCTATAGGAATCATTGCTTATGTTGTTGGTAACGATCAACAAGGTTGGTATTTAGCACATATTGTGGGAACTGATCTGACCATTTATCGTAGTGAACGTTTGGAAAAGGGTGATTGGAAACCTGTTTTAACAAAAAAAATATTTAATGCTTGGTTAGGGTTAAATGGTTTTTGGATGTGGGAGGATGAACATGGTTTTGATTATGCTGATATGTATGGAAATATTAATCGGTATGACTATGCAACCAAAGCATGGAGTCAAAATAAGGTACCCGATAATGCTAATATCACACAGTTGTTTGTTAACCCAGACCAATCATTTAGCTTGATTACTTCGAAAGGTGGTTTTGCAGGTATTTTTGCGAAGCAATTTAATTCAAAAGATCATGGTGCTACATGGCAAAAAATTGATAGCCCATTTAAGGTAAATATTTGGCCTGCACAATTTTCAAAGCAAGGGGATATTTACATTGCTTCTGGACCATTTAGTAGGGGAGAATTGGCCGTTAAAGAACATGGAACACAAGCATGGCAAAAACGTGAAATAATACCGCAGAGTTATGTCACGGTGCTTGATTCAGGTGCTCTTTTGAATACATATTTCTTATCAAGCTATGCTGTAGTCAAATTTTCTGAAGATAAAGGTAAGACATGGAAGGGAATTTATAGTACTTATAATAAGAAATTAAAAGAACTTGAAGAGCAGCAGAAAGCTTTAAACAAAAAGTAA
- a CDS encoding ribonucleotide-diphosphate reductase subunit beta, whose product MSILSWDDFEDDTQKPTAPEHKSASLDSQKTVNTQVVSDSEQPSPRVAVAQPTGTSTIRSTNPTDSLARASQALENLDVAPGLEELEMGAQRVQVDDKAMINCRADLNQLVPFKYEWAWQKYLDGCANHWMPQEVNMNHDIALWKSENGLTEDERTIVMRSLGFFSTADSLVANNLVLAIYRHITNPECRQYILRQAFEEAIHTHAYQYCIESLGMDEGEVFNMYREIPSVARKASWGLKYTQSLTDPNFHTGTPENDQRLLRNLIAFYCVLEGIFFYCGFTQILSMGRRNKMNGVAEQFQYILRDESMHLNFGIDMINQIKIENPHLWTAEFQQEVIQMILEGTMLEIEYARDTMPRGVLGMNAAMMEEYLKFICNRRLSQLGLPEQFAGVTNPFAWMSEMMDLRKEKNFFETRVTDYQTGGALSW is encoded by the coding sequence ATGTCTATCCTTAGCTGGGACGATTTTGAAGATGATACGCAAAAACCGACTGCACCTGAACACAAGTCTGCGTCCCTCGACTCGCAAAAAACGGTTAATACGCAAGTGGTATCTGATTCAGAGCAACCATCGCCGCGCGTGGCAGTTGCACAACCCACTGGAACCAGTACCATCAGATCAACAAATCCAACCGATTCGTTGGCTCGAGCATCTCAAGCCTTAGAAAACCTTGATGTTGCACCAGGCTTAGAAGAGCTTGAAATGGGTGCGCAGCGCGTACAAGTTGATGATAAAGCGATGATCAACTGTCGTGCGGATTTAAACCAACTTGTTCCATTTAAATATGAATGGGCTTGGCAAAAATATCTTGATGGATGCGCAAACCATTGGATGCCACAAGAAGTCAACATGAACCATGACATCGCACTTTGGAAGTCTGAAAATGGTTTAACTGAAGATGAGCGTACGATTGTAATGCGCTCTTTAGGTTTCTTCTCTACCGCAGATTCATTGGTTGCAAACAACTTGGTATTGGCAATCTATCGTCATATTACCAATCCTGAATGCCGCCAATATATTTTGCGTCAGGCATTTGAGGAAGCGATTCATACACATGCTTACCAATACTGCATCGAATCTTTAGGAATGGATGAAGGCGAAGTCTTCAACATGTACCGTGAGATTCCAAGTGTTGCACGTAAAGCATCATGGGGTTTGAAGTACACTCAATCGTTAACCGATCCTAATTTCCATACAGGTACACCTGAAAACGATCAACGTTTACTGCGTAACTTGATTGCATTCTATTGTGTTCTTGAAGGTATTTTCTTCTACTGTGGTTTTACTCAAATCTTGAGTATGGGTCGCCGTAATAAGATGAACGGTGTTGCTGAGCAATTCCAATACATCTTGCGTGATGAATCAATGCACTTGAACTTTGGTATCGACATGATCAACCAAATCAAGATTGAAAACCCACACTTATGGACGGCTGAGTTCCAACAAGAAGTGATTCAGATGATTCTTGAAGGCACAATGCTTGAAATCGAATATGCACGTGACACAATGCCACGTGGTGTATTGGGTATGAATGCGGCAATGATGGAAGAGTATTTGAAGTTCATCTGTAACCGTCGTTTATCTCAACTTGGTTTACCTGAACAGTTTGCAGGTGTAACCAATCCTTTTGCGTGGATGTCTGAGATGATGGACTTGCGTAAAGAGAAGAACTTTTTTGAAACGCGCGTTACGGATTACCAAACGGGCGGAGCGTTAAGCTGGTAA
- a CDS encoding preprotein translocase subunit YajC: MLNISHNYMLGLAVLIFAFIFFYIPMVYAFLAIRKQQRKQDQ, encoded by the coding sequence ATGTTGAATATTAGCCATAACTATATGTTAGGACTAGCTGTTTTAATCTTTGCCTTTATTTTCTTTTATATACCAATGGTCTATGCATTTTTAGCCATTCGTAAACAACAGCGTAAGCAGGATCAATAA
- a CDS encoding ribonucleoside-diphosphate reductase subunit alpha, protein MSIITSTPGQIQVIKRTGEIASFNAEKISVAIGKAFLAVEGQQGADSSRIHDRITQLTEMVLNTFNRRLPSGGTIHIEEIQDQVELALMRTGEQKVARAYVIYREQRATARQQAGANHHPTLQITDAHGQLQPLDLDALTATIETASEGLEGIDVQAIVDETVKNLYNGVKESDIATTMMMATRTRIEQEPNYTYVTARLLRNELVSTGLEFLGLSTDTLENDALETFLKKGIELDLLSADLLDFDLAKLAAAIQPERSNQFTYLGLQTLFDRYFIHSNGVRFELPQLFFMRVSMGLSLNEENKEERAIEFYNLLSSFDYMASTPTLFNSGTLRPQLSSCYLTTIGDDLYDIYGAMRDNAMLSKWAGGLGNDWTPVRALNSYIKGTNGKSQGVVPFLKVANDTAVAVNQGGKRKGAVCAYLETWHLDVEEFLELRKNTGDDRRRTHDMNTANWVPDLFMQRVFEDAEWTLFTPSETPDLHDLTGAEFAERYAHYEAVAKQENMLHKKVRAKDLWRKMLSMLFETGHPWITFKDVCNLRSPQQHVGVVHSSNLCTEITLNTNQDEIAVCNLGSINLVQHVQGGVLDREKLARTIKTAVRMLDNVIDINYYAVPQAKNSNMKHRPVGMGIMGFQDALYEMGIAYGSDAAVDFADESMEVISYYAIETSSNLAIERGAYSTFKGSLWDQGILPIDSLEIVAKSRPERMFEVDRTQRLDWDTLRAKVQKDGMRNSNVMAIAPTATISNICGVSQSIEPTFQNLYVKSNLSGEFTVINPYLVRALKERGLWDTVMVNDLKHFEGSVQKIARIPEELKAIFATAFEVDTRWIVDAASRRQKWIDQAQSLNLYIAGANGKKLDITYKMAWLRGLKTTYYLRALGATSAEKSTINTGALNAVKPATIEAPIVAAQAVEEKKPEAQVEEDGFTTAAPVPMACSIDNPDCEACQ, encoded by the coding sequence ATGAGCATCATCACTTCTACTCCTGGTCAAATTCAGGTAATTAAGCGCACTGGTGAAATCGCGTCTTTTAATGCCGAGAAAATTTCTGTTGCGATCGGGAAAGCCTTTTTAGCTGTTGAAGGTCAACAAGGTGCTGACTCTAGTCGCATCCATGACCGTATCACTCAATTAACAGAGATGGTACTCAATACGTTTAATCGTCGTTTACCTTCTGGCGGTACGATTCATATCGAAGAAATTCAAGACCAAGTTGAATTAGCACTTATGCGCACAGGCGAGCAAAAAGTTGCACGTGCCTACGTTATTTATCGTGAACAACGTGCCACTGCTCGTCAGCAAGCAGGCGCGAACCATCATCCTACCCTTCAAATCACTGATGCTCATGGACAGCTCCAACCATTAGACCTCGATGCACTCACAGCGACAATCGAAACAGCAAGTGAAGGTTTGGAAGGGATTGATGTTCAAGCGATCGTCGATGAAACCGTTAAAAACTTATACAACGGCGTAAAAGAAAGCGACATCGCAACCACCATGATGATGGCAACACGTACTCGTATCGAGCAAGAGCCAAACTACACGTATGTAACTGCACGCTTATTACGTAATGAGCTAGTGAGCACAGGTTTAGAGTTCTTAGGTCTATCTACAGACACATTAGAAAATGATGCTTTAGAAACTTTCTTGAAGAAAGGGATCGAGCTTGATCTTCTTTCTGCTGATCTTCTTGATTTTGACCTTGCAAAATTGGCAGCAGCGATCCAACCAGAACGTTCAAACCAGTTTACTTATTTAGGTCTACAAACTTTATTTGACCGTTACTTCATTCATTCAAATGGCGTACGTTTCGAATTACCGCAATTATTCTTTATGCGCGTATCGATGGGTCTATCGCTCAATGAAGAAAATAAAGAAGAACGTGCAATTGAGTTCTATAACTTATTGTCTAGCTTCGACTACATGGCTTCTACGCCAACCCTGTTTAACTCTGGTACATTACGTCCACAATTATCAAGCTGTTATTTAACAACAATTGGTGATGACCTATATGACATTTATGGTGCAATGCGTGACAACGCTATGCTCTCAAAATGGGCGGGTGGTTTAGGTAATGACTGGACACCTGTGCGTGCTTTGAACTCATATATCAAAGGCACAAACGGTAAATCACAAGGTGTTGTACCTTTCCTAAAAGTTGCCAACGACACGGCTGTTGCGGTGAACCAAGGTGGTAAGCGTAAAGGCGCAGTCTGTGCTTACTTAGAAACTTGGCACTTGGACGTTGAAGAATTCCTAGAGCTACGTAAAAACACAGGTGATGACCGTCGCCGTACACATGACATGAACACAGCAAACTGGGTTCCTGATTTATTTATGCAACGTGTGTTTGAAGATGCTGAATGGACACTGTTCACTCCTTCTGAAACACCAGACTTGCATGACTTAACAGGTGCTGAATTTGCTGAGCGTTATGCACACTACGAAGCTGTAGCAAAACAAGAAAACATGCTCCACAAGAAAGTACGTGCGAAAGACTTATGGCGCAAAATGCTTTCAATGTTGTTCGAAACAGGTCACCCGTGGATTACATTCAAAGACGTATGTAACTTACGTTCACCACAACAACATGTAGGTGTAGTTCACTCATCTAACTTGTGTACAGAAATCACTTTAAATACAAACCAAGATGAAATCGCGGTCTGTAACTTAGGTTCGATTAACCTTGTACAACACGTTCAAGGTGGTGTGTTAGATCGTGAAAAGCTTGCTCGTACCATTAAAACTGCAGTACGTATGCTTGATAACGTCATCGACATTAACTACTACGCTGTACCACAAGCGAAAAACTCGAACATGAAGCACCGCCCTGTGGGTATGGGTATCATGGGCTTCCAAGATGCACTTTATGAAATGGGCATCGCTTATGGTTCAGATGCAGCAGTCGATTTTGCTGATGAATCAATGGAAGTGATCAGCTATTATGCAATCGAAACATCGAGTAACTTAGCAATCGAACGTGGTGCTTATTCAACATTCAAAGGTTCATTGTGGGATCAAGGTATCCTACCAATCGATTCTTTAGAAATCGTTGCGAAATCTCGTCCAGAGCGTATGTTTGAAGTTGATCGTACTCAACGTTTAGACTGGGACACTTTACGTGCCAAAGTTCAAAAAGACGGTATGCGTAACTCAAATGTGATGGCGATTGCACCGACTGCAACGATCTCTAACATTTGTGGCGTGTCTCAATCGATTGAGCCAACTTTCCAGAACTTGTATGTGAAATCTAACCTTTCTGGTGAGTTCACCGTGATCAACCCTTACCTTGTTCGTGCATTAAAAGAACGTGGTCTGTGGGATACTGTAATGGTGAATGACCTGAAACACTTTGAAGGTTCAGTTCAAAAAATTGCGCGTATTCCTGAAGAATTAAAAGCAATCTTCGCAACTGCGTTTGAAGTAGATACACGTTGGATCGTAGATGCTGCTTCCCGTCGTCAAAAGTGGATCGATCAAGCACAGTCATTGAACCTTTACATTGCTGGTGCAAACGGTAAGAAACTCGACATCACGTATAAGATGGCATGGTTACGTGGTCTTAAAACCACATATTACCTCCGAGCTTTAGGTGCAACATCTGCTGAGAAATCAACAATTAATACGGGTGCACTGAATGCAGTAAAACCAGCGACAATTGAAGCACCTATCGTTGCAGCTCAAGCAGTTGAAGAGAAAAAACCTGAAGCTCAAGTTGAAGAAGATGGTTTCACAACAGCAGCTCCAGTACCAATGGCTTGTTCAATCGACAATCCAGATTGTGAAGCTTGTCAGTAA